From one Paenibacillus terrae HPL-003 genomic stretch:
- the ispD gene encoding 2-C-methyl-D-erythritol 4-phosphate cytidylyltransferase encodes MNNRVGVVIVAAGRGSRMGTPESKQFLLLRDKPIFIHTLEIFAAMPEVDEMVMVTGAEDVERCQEWIRQYRIGKDVQVVAGGSERQHSVYRGLSHLQADWVMVHDGVRPLIQPELVRSCLETAQRTGASVAAVPVKDTVKQVNGDGIITATPDRRSLWSIQTPQTFRLSDLLRAYEEAEQAGFLGTDDSMLVERLGIPVTVVQGSYKNIKITTPEDLDMAELWVKTEGEDIR; translated from the coding sequence ATGAACAATCGGGTAGGAGTCGTCATTGTGGCGGCTGGGCGCGGCTCCCGTATGGGAACGCCTGAAAGCAAGCAATTTTTGCTTTTGCGGGACAAGCCCATCTTCATACATACACTTGAGATATTTGCAGCCATGCCCGAAGTGGATGAAATGGTGATGGTGACGGGGGCAGAAGATGTTGAGCGCTGCCAAGAGTGGATTCGCCAATACCGAATCGGCAAGGATGTACAGGTGGTGGCAGGAGGCAGTGAACGTCAGCATTCGGTATATCGCGGTCTGAGCCACCTGCAAGCAGATTGGGTGATGGTTCATGATGGTGTGCGCCCGCTCATTCAGCCTGAGCTTGTACGCTCATGTCTGGAGACAGCCCAACGTACCGGTGCTTCTGTAGCGGCAGTACCTGTAAAGGATACAGTCAAGCAAGTGAACGGGGATGGTATCATTACGGCAACGCCGGATCGCCGAAGTCTGTGGAGCATTCAAACGCCACAGACTTTTCGTCTTTCCGATCTGCTGAGGGCTTACGAGGAAGCGGAACAGGCAGGATTTTTGGGGACAGACGATTCGATGCTGGTGGAGCGATTAGGGATTCCAGTCACTGTCGTTCAGGGCAGCTACAAAAATATCAAAATTACCACGCCTGAGGACTTGGATATGGCGGAGTTATGGGTAAAGACAGAGGGAGAGGATATCAGATGA